From Streptomyces sp. CMB-StM0423, a single genomic window includes:
- a CDS encoding SLATT domain-containing protein, with protein MPGRETGRPDAGGGRGRRRDLRSRPFPGVALEQAGGQAEILRELRTWAEHEAEDAIEWYLNDKRLKRRGSRAISALTILLAVAGTLIPLASVISGGPPQGWGYVLLALAAGCKGFDHFFGLSSGWMRDITAAQALRAELNDFRMAWAAEQLRAADGTAPAAGGPLDPAALERRLALLTSLVEAVRRQVESETAEWLSEFRATAQQLQDNAAPPPGAGA; from the coding sequence ATGCCGGGTCGGGAGACGGGGAGGCCGGATGCCGGGGGCGGCCGGGGGAGACGCCGCGACCTGCGGAGCCGCCCCTTCCCCGGCGTAGCGCTGGAGCAGGCGGGCGGGCAGGCCGAGATCCTGCGGGAACTGCGCACCTGGGCCGAGCACGAGGCCGAGGACGCCATCGAGTGGTACCTGAACGACAAGCGCCTCAAGCGCCGCGGCTCCCGCGCCATCAGCGCGCTGACGATCCTCCTCGCCGTCGCCGGCACGCTGATCCCGCTGGCGAGCGTCATCTCCGGCGGCCCGCCGCAGGGCTGGGGATACGTGCTGCTGGCGCTGGCCGCGGGGTGCAAGGGGTTCGACCACTTCTTCGGGCTGTCGTCCGGCTGGATGCGTGACATCACCGCGGCGCAGGCGTTGCGCGCGGAGCTGAACGACTTCCGGATGGCCTGGGCGGCGGAACAGCTCCGCGCAGCCGACGGCACCGCGCCAGCCGCGGGCGGCCCGCTCGACCCGGCGGCGCTGGAACGCCGGCTCGCGCTGCTGACGTCGCTGGTGGAGGCCGTACGACGGCAGGTGGAGTCGGAGACGGCGGAGTGGCTGAGCGAATTCCGCGCGACCGCACAGCAGTTGCAGGACAACGCGGCACCGCCGCCCGGCGCGGGGGCGTGA
- a CDS encoding FtsK/SpoIIIE domain-containing protein — MTTERMVTVVLPGGTERDVVLGAPDSARVSAVAQALGHWCRQPPGPEPLFLADAALLPPDATLADVPVRPGTRLWLGEPPAAPALSQLTPEAIHRTLLKRGLAKPREGGTLLVSGRRGGAYPDEPLRRGWWRLVAGIWHRAGIGPGDTPRIVEPNRLLTNSSELWHRAPGSAEFLRLELGYHLNPHQILHVPIASDLPAAGVLGLAGRYAASEAGAWLVAQILAMHSPADVDVRVLAADRDRSVWHFLRLLPHTSAGPRIAYDAGASARHIADLLGRGSAPQGSPRPAAAVLVLDDARRLRPLPGVAELLQNGPGYGVYAICLASEPRLLPPECGEVVELDDPSKLPRERRPVHDGFRAHRARPADTERIARILAPLRDPAAFAELDSPRLLDLLDLPARDTEAPRRRWARPSHGLSAPIGESRGVPVAIDLVRDGPHALVAGTTGSGKTEFLRTWIASMAASHPPDAVSFVLVDYKGGSAFAECARLPHTVDVIVDFDAYLVERTLTGLDAELRRREELLFRTGVRDIGAYADLFRAGDVRAVEPLPRMVLVVDEIASLTREFPDFISGLLDIAPRGRSLGVHLVLATQRPGGVVTRAIRASTNLRIALRLVDESDSTDVIDEPDAAWLSRSEPGAAYVRTGAETLVRLRTARVGLRLAPNPEHWSEVRVRDALGDPEDSGSLRVEAEPTGRTDLTRLVYQLDVAATVLGIPRPPAFLPPPLADVIQLDAPLAETDLPERGRDLVPVPIGLADVPEDQFRTVAVLDLADKLPLLAAGGPRSGRSQLLRTVAGSVARQHSSADVHIYGIDCGTGALQALTELPHCGAVVSRNERDRLTRLLDRLTTTVRIRQSELATEAFADAAAQRQAVAAHRRLPYLLVFVDGWEGFVDAMEDVDYGRPVGDFLRLCREGPRVGVCPVVVGGPQVLHGRIRAAAADVLVLRQADETDYLEAGIRPSFVPGRMPPGRALYAEGRDRTVVQIALLPGGAETARGQAEALARIGAAARQRDAGVPSTRRPFRVDALDLAADRFHVGGGTGRPVGRDAELYWLRDRYATGTSVALLGPRRAGKTWVLGELERRLVADGAGQVRKLTVPHRASPVDSPDQLAALLDPAVRGATSPAEALLTRAADRAARADREAFLLDEVGRLAEYHPAAVSWLRDLGQAGAWLVYTGTEKDWQSVVRSALTAPGSSFGNDVDKRILGPLGEPHALAFLTGTAANLGVDIAPDRAGARILALVGTWPFYLQVMGDAVVRAVQADDRRPLTSGPALEELCRQELLIGRSEQFQSRWAEIGPAGRAALLHTPGAPPPEPAPAQRMELRDVGLLRPGDVWLADRPFFDWIALSQVSLRDESLRGGGRREPPGDEPRAEGPRTDEEQAT; from the coding sequence GTGACGACGGAGCGGATGGTGACGGTCGTCCTGCCGGGCGGTACGGAGCGGGACGTGGTGCTGGGGGCGCCGGACAGCGCGCGGGTGTCGGCGGTGGCGCAGGCGCTCGGCCACTGGTGCCGCCAGCCCCCGGGCCCGGAGCCGCTGTTCCTCGCCGACGCCGCATTACTGCCCCCCGACGCCACCCTCGCGGACGTCCCCGTACGCCCGGGCACCCGGCTCTGGCTCGGCGAACCGCCCGCGGCACCGGCACTGAGCCAACTGACGCCCGAGGCCATCCACCGCACCCTGCTCAAGAGGGGCCTTGCGAAACCGCGCGAAGGCGGCACGCTGCTCGTCTCCGGCCGCCGCGGCGGCGCGTACCCCGACGAGCCCTTACGCCGGGGCTGGTGGCGGCTCGTGGCGGGCATCTGGCACCGGGCGGGTATCGGGCCGGGCGACACCCCGCGGATCGTGGAACCGAACCGGCTGCTGACGAACTCGTCCGAGCTGTGGCACCGTGCTCCGGGCAGCGCGGAGTTCCTTCGCCTCGAGTTGGGCTACCACCTCAACCCCCACCAGATCCTGCACGTGCCGATCGCGTCGGACCTGCCCGCCGCCGGGGTCCTGGGTCTGGCCGGGCGGTACGCGGCGAGCGAAGCCGGCGCATGGCTCGTCGCCCAGATCCTGGCCATGCACAGCCCCGCCGACGTCGACGTACGCGTTCTGGCCGCCGACCGCGACCGTTCCGTCTGGCACTTCCTCCGCCTGCTCCCCCACACCTCCGCGGGGCCCCGCATCGCCTACGACGCCGGCGCGTCCGCCCGGCACATCGCCGACCTGCTCGGCCGCGGCTCGGCCCCGCAGGGGAGCCCCCGGCCGGCCGCGGCCGTGCTCGTCCTCGACGATGCCCGCAGGCTGCGCCCGCTGCCCGGGGTCGCGGAACTGCTCCAGAACGGGCCCGGGTACGGGGTGTACGCGATCTGCCTGGCGTCCGAGCCGCGGCTCCTGCCCCCCGAGTGCGGCGAGGTGGTCGAGCTGGACGACCCGTCCAAGCTGCCGCGGGAGCGCCGCCCCGTCCACGACGGCTTCCGCGCGCACCGGGCCCGGCCCGCCGACACCGAACGCATCGCCCGCATTCTTGCACCGCTGCGCGACCCGGCCGCCTTCGCGGAGCTGGACAGCCCCCGGCTGCTCGACCTGCTCGACCTGCCGGCGCGCGACACCGAGGCACCGCGTCGGCGCTGGGCACGCCCCTCCCACGGGCTGTCCGCCCCGATCGGCGAGTCCCGGGGCGTTCCCGTCGCCATCGACCTCGTACGCGACGGCCCGCACGCTCTCGTCGCGGGCACCACCGGCTCCGGCAAGACGGAGTTCCTGCGTACCTGGATCGCCTCCATGGCCGCCAGCCATCCGCCCGACGCCGTGTCCTTCGTGCTGGTGGACTACAAGGGGGGCAGCGCGTTCGCCGAATGCGCCCGGCTGCCGCACACCGTCGACGTCATCGTCGACTTCGACGCGTACCTCGTCGAACGCACGCTCACCGGACTCGACGCCGAACTGCGCAGGCGCGAGGAACTGTTGTTCCGGACCGGGGTGCGCGACATCGGCGCCTACGCCGACCTGTTCCGCGCCGGCGACGTGCGGGCCGTGGAGCCGCTGCCGCGGATGGTGCTCGTCGTGGACGAGATCGCCTCACTCACCCGGGAGTTCCCCGACTTCATCAGCGGACTCCTGGACATCGCCCCGCGCGGCCGCTCCCTCGGCGTGCACCTCGTGCTCGCCACCCAGCGGCCGGGCGGCGTGGTGACCCGCGCCATCCGGGCCAGCACCAATCTGCGGATCGCGCTGCGCCTCGTGGACGAGAGCGACAGCACGGACGTGATCGACGAGCCGGACGCCGCCTGGCTCAGCAGGTCGGAGCCCGGGGCCGCGTACGTACGCACCGGGGCGGAGACCCTCGTGCGCCTGCGCACGGCGCGCGTCGGCCTCCGCCTCGCGCCCAACCCCGAGCACTGGTCGGAGGTGCGGGTACGGGACGCGCTCGGCGACCCGGAGGACAGCGGCTCGCTGCGGGTGGAGGCCGAGCCCACCGGCAGGACGGACCTCACCCGCCTGGTCTACCAACTCGACGTCGCCGCCACCGTCCTCGGCATCCCCCGGCCGCCCGCCTTCCTGCCGCCCCCGCTCGCCGACGTGATCCAGCTCGACGCGCCGCTGGCCGAGACGGACCTGCCCGAGCGCGGCCGCGACCTCGTGCCCGTCCCGATCGGCCTCGCGGACGTGCCGGAGGACCAGTTCCGTACCGTCGCCGTGCTCGACCTCGCCGACAAGCTGCCGCTGCTCGCCGCGGGCGGCCCGCGCAGCGGGCGCTCGCAGCTCCTGCGCACCGTCGCCGGCTCCGTCGCCCGCCAGCACAGCAGCGCCGACGTGCACATCTACGGCATCGACTGCGGCACCGGCGCCCTCCAGGCGCTCACCGAACTGCCGCACTGCGGCGCCGTCGTGTCCCGCAACGAACGCGACCGGCTGACCCGGCTGCTCGACCGGCTCACCACCACCGTGCGGATCCGGCAGTCGGAGCTGGCCACCGAGGCGTTCGCCGACGCCGCCGCGCAGCGGCAGGCGGTGGCGGCGCACCGGCGGCTGCCGTACCTGCTGGTGTTCGTGGACGGCTGGGAGGGCTTCGTCGACGCGATGGAAGACGTCGACTACGGCAGGCCCGTCGGGGACTTCCTGCGGCTCTGCCGGGAGGGGCCGCGGGTGGGGGTCTGCCCGGTCGTCGTGGGCGGGCCGCAGGTGCTCCACGGCCGGATCAGGGCGGCGGCGGCGGACGTGCTCGTGCTGCGGCAGGCCGACGAGACGGACTACCTGGAGGCGGGCATCCGCCCCAGCTTCGTGCCCGGCCGCATGCCGCCGGGGCGCGCGCTGTACGCCGAGGGCAGGGACCGTACCGTCGTGCAGATCGCGCTCCTGCCCGGGGGCGCAGAGACCGCCCGCGGCCAGGCCGAGGCGCTGGCCAGGATCGGCGCCGCGGCGCGGCAGCGGGACGCCGGAGTGCCGTCCACGCGGCGGCCGTTCCGGGTCGACGCGCTGGACCTGGCCGCCGACCGGTTCCACGTCGGCGGCGGTACGGGCCGCCCGGTGGGCCGCGACGCGGAGCTGTACTGGCTGCGCGACCGGTACGCCACCGGCACCTCCGTCGCGCTGCTCGGCCCGCGCCGGGCGGGCAAGACGTGGGTGCTCGGCGAGCTGGAGCGGCGTCTCGTCGCGGACGGCGCAGGACAGGTCCGCAAGCTCACCGTCCCGCACCGCGCCAGCCCCGTCGACAGCCCCGACCAGCTCGCCGCCCTCCTCGACCCCGCCGTACGCGGCGCCACCAGCCCGGCGGAGGCGCTGCTCACCCGGGCCGCCGACCGCGCGGCGCGCGCCGACCGGGAGGCGTTCCTGCTCGACGAGGTCGGCCGGCTCGCCGAGTACCACCCCGCGGCCGTCTCCTGGCTGCGCGACCTCGGCCAGGCCGGCGCGTGGCTCGTCTACACCGGCACCGAGAAGGACTGGCAGAGCGTCGTCCGCTCCGCTCTCACCGCCCCCGGCTCCAGCTTCGGCAACGACGTCGACAAGCGCATCCTCGGCCCCCTCGGCGAGCCGCACGCGCTGGCGTTCCTCACCGGCACCGCCGCGAACCTCGGCGTCGACATCGCCCCCGACCGTGCGGGCGCGCGGATCCTCGCGCTGGTCGGCACCTGGCCGTTCTACCTCCAGGTGATGGGCGACGCGGTCGTACGGGCCGTGCAGGCGGACGACCGCCGGCCGCTGACGAGCGGTCCCGCGCTCGAAGAGCTGTGCCGGCAGGAGCTGTTGATCGGGCGCAGCGAGCAGTTCCAGTCCCGCTGGGCGGAGATCGGCCCCGCGGGCCGCGCCGCGCTGCTGCACACGCCCGGCGCGCCGCCGCCGGAGCCGGCGCCGGCGCAGCGGATGGAGCTGCGCGACGTGGGGCTGCTGCGGCCGGGCGACGTGTGGCTGGCGGACCGGCCGTTCTTCGACTGGATCGCGCTGAGCCAGGTGTCGTTGCGGGACGAGTCGTTACGGGGCGGGGGACGGCGCGAGCCGCCGGGAGACGAGCCGCGGGCCGAGGGCCCCAGAACCGATGAGGAGCAAGCCACATGA
- a CDS encoding metallophosphoesterase family protein, whose amino-acid sequence MSRFRPSRAYEPELDVRFPGDHVPGWARPLVEGQLPNSAAWLVELPRRAGKTWLAHAVERARAERPSHRVDLRSTAEAVRRSGLGCLTGGKQAPRVAPGCVVLVDEPAVARGAETGARARTRNTPAAPGAPARPALGGVDPAALAAGLEQVRDAGAVPVVFATPAEQLLLAPHLGADAPKDVLRPPRLAEGECARMAARVPEWAPAVVELLRAAEPAWLQTPFLLELALQTAEEHPALRADAARLATAAYEEACGRHQYVPQWFHDGLAPEHRAALRARRWHDAGVEIAVRAAHTPPADDPVLVRHLPDVLRIHHVTDLHHGGGLRANVDAKDTSQAGQRLAELAGAGSPLDAYLDHVRQLADQGRAPHLIIATGDLVNRPVDADGETALAWLRALEELLAGHADLRPGDPRVLLTGGNHDVSWELCLDEDPQARHRWFARVFAGYPHPDLHEPDTAARRVYVTYPDAGLRVALLGTAESGGEPAHDRDRTRLERFRETYVAAADAADEDAVRRIVLEFERHDPGVIARGVLDRLTREPGYVSLAALHHPLSPVPAVEIAPYSGVVNAGQAKWTMAEAATSLVLHGHTHLGFTAAERLLGTARPWTTRIAGAPALGSRESDERNGYNEVFVAREGGDHALALRTVRYEAGTWTPSPTVGFTPGAPDETPLTFLCGDPA is encoded by the coding sequence ATGAGCCGCTTCCGGCCGAGCCGGGCCTACGAGCCCGAGCTGGACGTCCGGTTCCCCGGCGACCACGTGCCCGGCTGGGCGCGGCCCCTGGTCGAGGGCCAACTGCCCAACTCCGCCGCGTGGCTGGTGGAGCTGCCCCGGCGGGCGGGCAAGACGTGGCTGGCGCACGCCGTCGAACGGGCCCGGGCGGAGCGGCCGTCGCACCGGGTCGACCTGCGCTCGACCGCTGAGGCGGTGCGGCGCAGCGGGCTCGGGTGCCTGACGGGCGGCAAGCAGGCGCCGCGGGTGGCGCCGGGGTGCGTGGTGCTCGTCGACGAACCGGCGGTGGCGCGAGGCGCGGAGACGGGCGCCCGGGCCCGTACGCGGAACACCCCGGCCGCACCGGGTGCGCCCGCCCGCCCCGCCCTGGGCGGCGTCGACCCCGCGGCGCTGGCCGCGGGGCTTGAGCAGGTACGGGACGCGGGCGCCGTGCCCGTCGTCTTCGCCACCCCCGCCGAGCAGTTGCTGCTCGCCCCGCACCTCGGCGCCGACGCCCCCAAGGACGTGCTGCGCCCGCCGCGGCTCGCGGAGGGCGAGTGCGCGCGCATGGCCGCCCGCGTCCCGGAGTGGGCGCCCGCGGTCGTCGAGCTGCTGCGGGCGGCGGAACCGGCGTGGCTGCAGACCCCGTTCCTGCTCGAACTCGCCCTGCAGACCGCCGAGGAGCACCCCGCGCTGCGCGCCGACGCGGCGCGGCTGGCGACGGCCGCGTACGAGGAGGCGTGCGGCCGGCACCAGTACGTGCCGCAGTGGTTCCACGACGGCCTCGCCCCCGAGCACCGCGCGGCGCTGCGGGCGCGGCGGTGGCACGACGCGGGCGTGGAGATCGCCGTACGGGCCGCGCACACGCCGCCCGCCGACGACCCCGTGCTCGTCCGCCACCTGCCCGACGTGCTGCGCATCCACCACGTCACCGACCTCCACCACGGCGGCGGACTGCGCGCCAACGTCGACGCCAAGGACACCTCGCAGGCCGGGCAGCGGCTCGCCGAACTGGCGGGCGCGGGCTCGCCGCTGGACGCGTACCTGGACCACGTGCGCCAGCTCGCCGACCAGGGCCGGGCGCCGCACCTGATCATCGCCACCGGCGACCTCGTCAACCGCCCCGTCGACGCCGACGGCGAGACGGCCCTCGCCTGGCTGCGCGCGCTGGAGGAGCTGCTCGCCGGCCACGCCGACCTGCGCCCCGGCGACCCGCGGGTGCTCCTCACCGGCGGCAACCACGACGTGTCCTGGGAGCTGTGCCTGGACGAGGACCCGCAGGCGCGGCACCGCTGGTTCGCCCGGGTCTTCGCCGGCTACCCGCACCCCGACCTGCACGAGCCCGACACCGCGGCCCGCCGGGTCTACGTCACCTATCCGGACGCCGGACTGCGGGTGGCGCTCCTCGGCACCGCCGAGTCCGGCGGCGAGCCGGCGCACGACCGGGACCGCACGCGGCTGGAGCGGTTCCGCGAGACGTACGTGGCGGCGGCGGACGCGGCGGACGAGGACGCCGTACGCCGGATCGTGCTGGAATTCGAGCGCCACGACCCCGGCGTCATCGCCCGGGGCGTACTCGACCGGCTGACGCGCGAACCGGGCTACGTCAGCCTGGCGGCCCTGCACCACCCGCTGTCGCCGGTGCCGGCGGTGGAGATCGCCCCGTACTCGGGGGTGGTCAACGCGGGCCAGGCGAAGTGGACCATGGCGGAGGCGGCCACGTCCCTGGTGCTGCACGGCCACACCCACCTGGGCTTCACCGCGGCGGAACGCCTGCTGGGCACCGCCCGCCCCTGGACCACCCGCATCGCGGGCGCCCCGGCGCTGGGCAGCCGCGAGTCGGACGAGCGCAACGGGTACAACGAGGTGTTCGTCGCCCGCGAGGGCGGCGACCACGCGCTGGCGCTCCGCACGGTCCGCTACGAGGCCGGCACCTGGACCCCGAGCCCCACCGTCGGCTTCACCCCGGGCGCCCCGGACGAGACGCCCCTGACATTCCTGTGCGGCGACCCGGCCTGA